A window of Streptomyces marispadix contains these coding sequences:
- the repSA gene encoding replication initiator protein RepSA: MTEPATIAGLDPITLGDALRVAGSADFARWEDQIRRTGGCSNPVHLTGWTLTKDRTTGETLHHYSTEKEPGGRLRIACGNRRASRCPSCARTYAGDTYHLIRAGLAGDDRRDIPATVREHPRVFATFTAPSFGPVHNRPDSGRCRCGIRHSDDDPALGTPLDPDSYDYAGAVLFNNHAGQLWQRFTVRLRREIAARAGLTQRELREVCRISYGKVAEFQRRGAIHFHAVVRLDGAGGPEDSPPSWARVELLEDAIRRAAEHAYTTVTVPASGDQPARALRWGTQLDIRPVRAFGDGSELTEQAVAAYVAKYATKAAETTGTLDRRIGELAELDRHDVPDHTRRLIRACRDLDRLYPDRRLWAWAHMLGFRGHFSTKSRRYSTTLGALRQARADYRAAEQAQVLGLDDIEPDTVLVLADWTYAGHGHSPGESALAATIARDLQLNRDTAREALADMEGAAA; this comes from the coding sequence ATGACCGAGCCCGCGACCATCGCGGGCCTGGACCCGATCACCCTCGGCGACGCGCTGAGGGTGGCCGGGTCCGCCGACTTCGCCCGCTGGGAAGACCAGATCCGCCGCACCGGCGGCTGCTCCAACCCCGTCCACCTGACCGGCTGGACCCTGACCAAAGACCGCACCACCGGCGAAACGCTGCACCACTACAGCACCGAGAAGGAGCCCGGCGGGAGACTGCGCATTGCGTGCGGCAACCGCCGCGCCTCCCGCTGCCCCTCCTGCGCCCGCACGTACGCCGGAGACACCTACCACCTCATCCGCGCCGGACTCGCCGGAGACGACCGCCGCGATATCCCCGCCACGGTGCGCGAACACCCGCGCGTCTTCGCCACGTTCACCGCACCCAGCTTCGGGCCCGTGCACAATCGCCCCGACTCCGGCCGCTGTCGCTGCGGTATCCGCCACAGCGACGACGACCCGGCCCTGGGTACACCGCTCGATCCCGATTCGTACGACTACGCCGGTGCCGTCCTCTTCAACAACCACGCCGGACAGCTCTGGCAGCGCTTCACCGTGCGTCTACGCCGCGAGATCGCCGCCCGCGCCGGACTCACACAGCGCGAACTGCGCGAGGTCTGCCGCATCTCCTACGGCAAGGTCGCAGAGTTCCAGCGTCGCGGCGCCATCCACTTCCACGCGGTCGTACGCCTCGACGGGGCTGGCGGACCGGAGGATTCACCGCCCTCCTGGGCACGGGTCGAACTGCTGGAAGACGCCATCCGCAGGGCAGCCGAGCACGCGTACACCACCGTCACGGTCCCGGCCTCCGGCGACCAACCGGCCCGCGCCCTGCGCTGGGGTACCCAGCTCGACATCCGACCCGTGCGGGCCTTCGGCGACGGCTCCGAACTGACCGAACAGGCCGTCGCCGCCTACGTCGCCAAGTACGCCACCAAGGCAGCAGAGACCACCGGCACCCTTGACCGCCGCATCGGCGAACTCGCCGAACTGGACCGGCACGACGTCCCCGACCACACCCGGCGCCTCATCCGTGCCTGCCGGGACCTCGACCGCCTGTACCCGGACCGGCGGCTGTGGGCCTGGGCCCACATGCTCGGCTTCCGCGGCCACTTCTCCACCAAGTCCCGCCGCTACTCCACCACGTTGGGAGCACTCCGGCAGGCACGAGCCGACTACCGCGCTGCCGAACAAGCCCAAGTCCTCGGCCTCGACGACATCGAGCCGGACACCGTGCTCGTCCTCGCCGACTGGACCTACGCCGGACACGGCCACAGCCCCGGCGAATCCGCCCTCGCCGCCACCATCGCCCGCGACCTCCAGCTCAACCGCGACACCGCACGAGAAGCCCTGGCCGACATGGAAGGAGCTGCCGCATGA
- a CDS encoding helix-turn-helix domain-containing protein encodes MTTATPELLTVPEVMARLKVGRTKVYDLIRTHRLISLKVDGCRRIPADSVGDFIRSRIEGGC; translated from the coding sequence ATGACCACGGCCACGCCCGAACTGCTCACCGTGCCGGAAGTCATGGCACGGCTCAAGGTCGGCCGCACCAAGGTCTACGACCTGATCCGCACACACCGGCTCATCTCGCTAAAGGTCGATGGCTGCCGTCGTATCCCGGCTGACTCCGTTGGCGACTTCATCCGCAGCCGGATCGAAGGAGGCTGCTGA
- a CDS encoding tyrosine-type recombinase/integrase: protein MAKRRPNGGGSISKRQDGRYQGRAYVTDTDGNRVRKYVYGATWDEANEKLGKLQEQERNGIPVPSRAWSLGEWLDYWIDHIVKPNRDDNTYAKYESKVRLYLRPHLGKKQLARLSAAQVRAFMAALTRQEVPAATRFEVLRTLRNALNRAIKEEILARNVALLVDMPKVSKDKGSAWSAPEAITFLRAVRAHRFYAACVLVLVLGLRRSELLGLRWQDVDFENRQFTPVKQVHRKKGAGLVLKDLKTESSQAALPLPEFCARALEQRRDLQGLERKIAGDHWNQAPGHDVIFSSEHGGLTDPVGFSRTFDRLVKRAGVRRITVRLARHTCGTLLAFLKVHPKVAQAILRHSQISMTMDIYTHVVGDGEREAVSMLAELLEDPLLG from the coding sequence ATGGCGAAGAGACGGCCCAACGGCGGAGGTTCGATCTCAAAGCGACAGGACGGTCGTTACCAGGGACGCGCGTACGTCACCGACACGGACGGCAACCGCGTCCGCAAGTACGTCTATGGCGCCACGTGGGACGAAGCCAACGAGAAGCTTGGCAAGCTCCAAGAGCAGGAGCGCAACGGCATCCCGGTGCCTTCCCGTGCCTGGTCATTGGGGGAATGGCTCGATTACTGGATTGACCACATCGTGAAGCCGAACCGGGACGACAACACTTACGCCAAGTACGAGTCGAAGGTACGGCTTTACCTTCGTCCACACCTGGGGAAGAAGCAGCTTGCGCGCCTGTCCGCCGCGCAGGTGCGGGCCTTCATGGCGGCGCTCACGCGACAGGAAGTTCCCGCCGCGACGCGGTTCGAGGTGCTTCGTACCCTCCGGAACGCGCTGAACAGGGCGATCAAAGAAGAGATCCTTGCCCGAAACGTCGCGTTGCTGGTGGACATGCCCAAGGTCAGCAAGGACAAGGGCTCGGCCTGGAGCGCGCCCGAGGCGATCACGTTTCTCCGCGCGGTCCGCGCTCACCGCTTCTACGCGGCGTGCGTCCTGGTGCTCGTTCTCGGTCTCCGCCGCAGTGAGTTGCTCGGTCTGCGCTGGCAAGACGTCGACTTTGAGAACCGCCAGTTCACGCCGGTCAAGCAGGTGCACCGCAAGAAGGGTGCCGGCCTGGTCCTCAAGGATCTCAAGACGGAGTCCTCACAAGCCGCCCTGCCTCTGCCGGAGTTCTGTGCCCGCGCCCTGGAACAACGCCGCGATCTGCAAGGGTTGGAGCGCAAGATTGCCGGTGATCACTGGAACCAGGCACCTGGCCATGACGTGATCTTCTCGTCGGAGCACGGCGGGCTTACCGATCCGGTGGGCTTCTCCCGTACCTTCGATCGCCTGGTGAAGCGGGCTGGCGTCCGGCGCATCACGGTCCGGCTCGCTCGGCACACCTGCGGCACCCTGCTCGCCTTCTTGAAGGTTCACCCCAAGGTCGCTCAGGCGATCCTGCGGCATAGCCAGATCAGCATGACCATGGACATCTACACGCACGTGGTCGGCGACGGCGAGCGGGAAGCCGTCTCGATGCTCGCTGAGCTACTGGAAGACCCGCTCCTGGGCTGA
- a CDS encoding DUF3566 domain-containing protein, producing the protein MPGADANGTAGETGTGVGSGTGTGSGTDGAGSGASGSGAGTGSGTGLGGVTGSAGAVRRPRTGARTIPRTRKARLRVAKADPWSVMKVSFLLSIALGVCTIVAVAVLWMVMNAMGVFSAISGTVSQATQSGDAGGGFDIESFLSLPRVLLFTTVIAVIDVVLATALATLGAFIYNLSAGFVGGVEVTLAEDE; encoded by the coding sequence ATGCCGGGCGCGGACGCCAACGGCACGGCTGGTGAAACGGGTACGGGCGTGGGCTCGGGCACCGGTACGGGCTCTGGTACGGACGGTGCGGGTTCCGGGGCCTCGGGCTCCGGCGCCGGCACCGGTTCCGGTACGGGCCTGGGAGGCGTGACCGGAAGCGCGGGGGCTGTGCGCCGCCCGCGCACGGGCGCCCGTACGATCCCGCGCACCCGCAAGGCGCGGCTGCGTGTGGCCAAGGCCGACCCGTGGTCGGTGATGAAGGTCAGCTTTCTGCTGTCGATAGCGCTGGGCGTGTGCACCATCGTCGCGGTCGCGGTGCTGTGGATGGTGATGAACGCGATGGGCGTCTTCTCGGCCATCTCCGGCACCGTCAGCCAGGCCACGCAGTCCGGCGACGCGGGCGGCGGCTTCGACATCGAGTCGTTCCTGTCGCTGCCGAGGGTGCTGCTGTTCACGACGGTCATAGCGGTGATCGACGTGGTGCTCGCCACCGCTCTGGCGACGCTGGGCGCCTTCATCTACAACCTGTCGGCGGGCTTCGTCGGCGGCGTCGAAGTCACCCTCGCCGAGGACGAGTGA
- the gyrA gene encoding DNA gyrase subunit A — MADEITPTPDSPEGEQGPEPVVAGDPAPVQIEGTASRVDPVSLETEMQRSYLDYAMSVIVSRALPDIRDGLKPVHRRVLYAMYDGGYRPEKGFYKCARVVGDVMGTYHPHGDTSIYDALVRLAQTWSMRMPLVDSNGNFGSPGNDPAAAMRYTECKMAPLAMEMLRDIDEQTVDFQDNYDGRNQEPTVLPSRFPNLLINGSAGIAVGMATNIPPHNLREVASGAQWYLEHPDATNEELLEALIERIKGPDFPTGALIVGRKGIEEAYRTGRGSITMRAVVEVEEIQGRQCLVVTELPYQVNPDNLALKIAELVKDGRVGGIADVRDETSSRTGQRLVIVLKRDAVAKVVLNNLYKHTDLQTNFGANMLALVEGVPRTLSLDAFIRHWVAHQIDVVVRRTRFRLRKAEERAHILRGLLKALDAIDEVIALIRRSQTVEDARGGLMGLLEIDEIQANAILEMQLRRLAALERQKITAEHDELQQKIDEYKSILASPSRQRQIIGEELTALVEKFGDDRRTKLVPFEGDMSIEDLIAEEDIVVTITRGGYVKRTKTDDYRAQKRGGKGVRGTKLKEDDIVDHFFVSTTHHWLLFFTNKGRVYRAKAYELPDAGRDARGQHVANLLAFQPDEQIAEMIAIRDYEAAPYLVLATKSGLVKKTSLKDYDSPRSGGVIAINLRQMEDGRDDELIGAELVSPEDDLLLVSRKAQSIRFTATDEALRPMGRATSGVKGMSFREGDELLSMNVVRAGTFVFTATDGGYAKRTDVDEYRVQGRGGLGIKAAKIVEDRGSLVGALVVEANDEILAITLGGGVIRTRVSEVRETGRDTMGVQLINLGKRDAVVGVARNAEAGREAEEVEAAVEPGGALGEEPEATSSESDEPDDEE; from the coding sequence ATGGCCGACGAGATCACTCCCACTCCTGACAGCCCCGAGGGCGAGCAGGGCCCCGAGCCGGTGGTAGCCGGCGATCCCGCGCCGGTGCAGATCGAGGGCACGGCTTCGCGCGTCGATCCGGTGAGCCTCGAGACCGAGATGCAGCGTTCGTATCTCGACTACGCGATGAGCGTGATCGTCTCGCGTGCGCTGCCGGACATCCGTGACGGTCTGAAGCCTGTGCACCGCCGAGTGCTGTACGCGATGTACGACGGCGGCTACCGCCCGGAGAAGGGCTTCTACAAGTGCGCTCGTGTGGTGGGCGACGTGATGGGCACCTACCACCCGCACGGCGACACCTCCATCTACGACGCTCTGGTGCGGCTCGCGCAGACGTGGTCGATGCGGATGCCGCTGGTGGACTCAAACGGCAACTTCGGTTCGCCGGGGAACGATCCGGCGGCGGCCATGCGGTACACCGAGTGCAAGATGGCGCCGCTGGCCATGGAGATGCTCCGGGACATCGACGAGCAGACCGTCGATTTCCAGGACAACTACGACGGCCGCAACCAGGAGCCGACGGTGCTGCCGTCGCGCTTCCCGAATCTGCTGATCAACGGCAGCGCCGGCATCGCGGTCGGCATGGCGACCAACATCCCGCCGCACAATCTGCGTGAGGTGGCGTCGGGCGCGCAGTGGTATCTGGAGCATCCGGACGCCACCAACGAGGAGTTGCTGGAAGCGCTGATCGAGCGGATCAAGGGCCCGGACTTCCCGACGGGTGCGCTGATCGTGGGCCGTAAGGGCATCGAGGAGGCGTACCGCACGGGCCGCGGCTCGATCACGATGCGGGCGGTCGTCGAGGTCGAGGAGATCCAGGGACGGCAGTGCCTGGTGGTGACGGAGCTTCCATACCAGGTCAATCCGGACAATCTCGCCCTGAAGATCGCGGAGTTGGTGAAGGACGGCCGGGTCGGCGGCATCGCCGACGTACGGGACGAGACGTCATCCCGTACCGGTCAGCGGCTGGTGATCGTCCTCAAGCGGGACGCGGTCGCGAAGGTCGTACTCAACAACCTGTACAAGCACACCGATCTCCAGACGAACTTCGGCGCGAACATGCTGGCGCTAGTGGAGGGCGTGCCGCGCACGCTGTCGCTGGACGCCTTCATCCGGCACTGGGTCGCCCACCAGATCGACGTGGTGGTACGCCGTACGCGGTTCCGGCTGCGCAAGGCCGAGGAGCGGGCGCACATCCTGCGTGGTCTGCTGAAGGCGCTCGACGCGATCGACGAGGTCATCGCGCTGATCCGGCGCAGCCAGACTGTGGAGGACGCGCGCGGCGGCCTGATGGGCCTGCTGGAGATCGACGAGATCCAGGCCAACGCGATCCTGGAGATGCAGCTTCGCCGCCTCGCGGCCCTGGAGCGGCAGAAGATCACCGCCGAGCACGACGAACTCCAGCAGAAGATCGACGAGTACAAGTCGATCCTGGCCTCCCCGTCCCGTCAGCGGCAGATCATCGGTGAGGAACTGACGGCGCTGGTCGAGAAGTTCGGCGACGACCGCCGTACGAAGCTGGTGCCCTTCGAGGGCGACATGTCCATCGAGGACCTGATCGCCGAGGAGGACATCGTCGTCACGATCACCCGTGGCGGCTATGTGAAGCGCACGAAGACGGACGACTACCGGGCGCAGAAGCGCGGCGGCAAGGGCGTCCGGGGCACGAAGCTCAAAGAGGACGACATCGTCGACCACTTCTTCGTCTCCACGACGCACCACTGGCTGCTGTTCTTCACGAACAAGGGCCGTGTGTACCGGGCGAAGGCGTACGAGCTGCCCGACGCGGGCCGTGACGCCCGCGGTCAGCATGTGGCGAATCTGCTGGCGTTCCAGCCGGACGAGCAGATCGCGGAGATGATCGCGATCCGCGACTACGAGGCCGCGCCCTATCTGGTGCTTGCGACCAAGTCGGGCCTGGTGAAGAAGACTTCGCTGAAGGACTACGACTCCCCGCGCTCCGGCGGCGTCATCGCGATCAATCTGCGGCAGATGGAAGACGGCCGCGACGACGAGCTGATCGGCGCGGAGTTGGTCTCCCCCGAGGACGATCTGCTGCTGGTGAGCCGCAAGGCGCAGTCGATCCGCTTCACCGCGACCGACGAGGCGCTGCGGCCCATGGGGCGTGCGACTTCTGGTGTGAAGGGGATGAGTTTCCGTGAAGGTGACGAACTCCTCTCGATGAACGTCGTCAGGGCGGGTACGTTCGTCTTCACCGCCACGGACGGCGGTTACGCGAAGCGCACGGATGTCGACGAGTACCGCGTGCAGGGCCGGGGCGGACTGGGCATCAAGGCCGCGAAGATCGTGGAGGACCGAGGTTCGCTGGTCGGCGCCCTGGTCGTCGAGGCGAACGACGAGATCCTCGCCATCACGCTCGGTGGCGGTGTGATTCGTACACGCGTGAGTGAGGTCAGGGAGACGGGCCGTGACACGATGGGCGTCCAACTGATCAACCTGGGCAAGAGGGATGCGGTGGTCGGCGTCGCCCGTAACGCCGAGGCCGGTCGTGAGGCCGAGGAAGTGGAAGCGGCGGTGGAGCCCGGCGGCGCCCTGGGCGAGGAGCCGGAGGCCACGTCGAGCGAGTCGGACGAGCCGGACGACGAGGAGTAA
- the gyrB gene encoding DNA topoisomerase (ATP-hydrolyzing) subunit B produces the protein MLCQKGRFVADSGDLNEYENNPTESETGTGTGSGTQTDAALVDGAGAGVPPVGPPVSPVTAEEEPSYDASAITVLEGLEAVRKRPGMYIGSTGERGLHHLVQEVVDNSVDEAMAGHADTITVTLLGDGGVRVKDNGRGIPVGIVPSEQKPAVEVVLTVLHAGGKFGGGGYAVSGGLHGVGVSVVNALSQRLAVEIRTEGYRWTQDYKLGVPTAPLKRNEQTDETGTTVTFWADADVFESTEYSFETLARRFQEMAFLNKGLTIELVDERPEHVDEEGRQLSVRYHYEGGISDFVRYLNSRKGELVHPTVIDVEAEDKERMLSVEIAMQWNNQYSEGVYSFANTIHTHEGGTHEEGFRAALTGLINRYARDKRLLRDKDDNLTGEDIREGLTAIISVKLGEPQFEGQTKTKLGNTEAKTFVQKITHEHLSDWLDRNPNEAADIIRKGIQAATARVAARKARDLTRRKGLLETASLPGKLSDCQSNDPAKCEIFIVEGDSAGGSAKSGRNPEFQAILPIRGKILNVEKARIDKVLQNAEVQALISAFGTGIHEDFDIARLRYQKIILMADADVDGQHINTLLLTLLFRFMRPLVEAGHVFLSQPPLYKIKWGRDEHQYAYSDRERDSLIELGREQGKRIRDDSIQRFKGLGEMNAEELRITTMDADHRVLRQVTLDDAAAADDLFSILMGEDVEARRSFIQRNAKDVRFLDI, from the coding sequence GTGCTGTGCCAGAAAGGGCGCTTCGTGGCCGATTCCGGCGATCTCAACGAGTACGAGAACAACCCCACCGAGAGCGAGACCGGCACCGGGACGGGGAGCGGCACGCAGACGGACGCCGCCCTGGTCGACGGCGCGGGTGCGGGGGTTCCTCCGGTGGGACCGCCGGTCTCGCCGGTGACCGCGGAGGAGGAGCCGTCGTACGACGCGAGCGCGATCACGGTCCTGGAGGGCCTTGAGGCGGTGCGCAAGCGGCCCGGCATGTACATCGGTTCGACCGGTGAGCGTGGTCTGCATCACCTCGTGCAGGAGGTCGTGGACAACTCGGTCGACGAGGCGATGGCCGGTCATGCGGACACGATCACTGTGACGCTGCTCGGCGACGGCGGTGTGCGGGTCAAGGACAACGGCCGCGGTATCCCGGTGGGCATCGTGCCGTCCGAGCAGAAGCCCGCGGTCGAGGTCGTGCTGACGGTGCTGCACGCGGGCGGCAAGTTCGGGGGCGGCGGCTACGCGGTCTCGGGCGGCCTGCACGGTGTGGGCGTCTCGGTCGTCAACGCGCTGTCCCAGCGCCTGGCGGTGGAGATCCGGACTGAGGGCTACCGCTGGACGCAGGACTACAAGCTGGGCGTGCCGACGGCGCCGCTGAAGCGCAACGAGCAGACGGACGAGACCGGTACGACGGTGACGTTCTGGGCGGATGCGGACGTCTTCGAGAGCACGGAGTACTCGTTCGAGACGCTGGCCCGCCGTTTCCAGGAGATGGCGTTCCTGAACAAGGGCCTGACGATCGAGCTGGTCGACGAGCGTCCTGAGCATGTCGACGAGGAGGGCAGGCAGCTCTCGGTCCGCTACCACTACGAGGGCGGCATCTCGGACTTCGTGCGCTATCTCAACTCCCGCAAGGGCGAGTTGGTGCATCCGACGGTGATCGACGTCGAGGCCGAGGACAAGGAGCGGATGCTCTCGGTCGAGATCGCGATGCAGTGGAACAACCAGTACAGCGAGGGTGTGTACTCCTTCGCCAATACGATCCACACGCATGAGGGCGGCACGCACGAGGAGGGTTTCCGTGCGGCGCTTACGGGTCTGATCAACCGTTACGCGCGGGACAAGCGTCTGCTGCGCGACAAGGACGACAACCTCACGGGTGAGGACATCCGGGAGGGTCTGACGGCGATCATCTCGGTGAAGCTGGGCGAGCCGCAGTTCGAGGGCCAGACGAAGACGAAGCTGGGCAACACGGAGGCGAAGACCTTCGTGCAGAAGATCACTCATGAGCATCTGAGCGACTGGCTGGACCGCAATCCGAACGAGGCCGCGGACATCATCCGTAAGGGCATCCAGGCGGCGACGGCTCGTGTGGCGGCGCGGAAGGCCCGTGATCTCACGCGCCGCAAGGGCTTGTTGGAGACGGCGTCGCTGCCGGGCAAGCTGAGCGACTGCCAGTCGAACGACCCGGCGAAGTGCGAGATCTTCATCGTGGAGGGCGACTCGGCGGGCGGTTCGGCCAAGTCGGGCCGCAATCCGGAGTTCCAGGCGATCCTTCCGATCCGGGGCAAGATCCTCAACGTGGAGAAGGCCCGTATCGACAAGGTGTTGCAGAACGCCGAGGTGCAGGCGCTGATTTCGGCGTTCGGCACGGGCATTCACGAGGACTTCGACATCGCGAGACTTCGCTACCAGAAGATCATTTTGATGGCGGACGCCGATGTCGACGGCCAGCACATCAACACCCTGCTTCTGACGCTGCTGTTCCGTTTCATGCGTCCGCTGGTGGAGGCGGGGCACGTCTTCCTCTCCCAGCCGCCGCTGTACAAGATCAAGTGGGGCCGGGACGAGCATCAGTACGCGTATTCCGACCGGGAGCGCGACAGCCTCATCGAACTCGGCCGTGAGCAGGGCAAGCGGATCAGGGACGACTCGATCCAGCGGTTCAAGGGTCTGGGCGAGATGAACGCCGAGGAGCTGCGGATCACGACGATGGACGCCGATCACCGGGTGCTGCGTCAGGTGACGCTGGACGACGCGGCGGCGGCGGACGACCTGTTCTCGATCCTGATGGGCGAGGACGTGGAGGCGCGGCGCTCGTTCATCCAGCGAAACGCCAAGGACGTCCGCTTCTTGGACATCTGA
- a CDS encoding DUF721 domain-containing protein produces the protein MSDGPQREEPPRDEPRQEALREESPGAERPQPGEPTGVDLARVALRAAKEQARSRGAAAQQKKDVRRGRGPRSGSGRDGRDPLPLGAAVRGLITERGWEVPAAVGGVMGRWPQLVGPEVAQHCEPQRYDEEQRVLTVRCDSTAWATQLRLLAPRLVARLNEDLGEGTVAFLKVLGPQAPGTRSGPLRAPGSKGPGDTYG, from the coding sequence ATGAGTGACGGGCCGCAGCGGGAGGAGCCGCCGAGGGACGAGCCGCGGCAGGAGGCGCTTCGGGAGGAGTCGCCGGGCGCCGAGCGGCCGCAGCCGGGCGAGCCGACGGGTGTGGATCTCGCGCGGGTGGCGTTGCGCGCGGCGAAGGAGCAGGCGCGGTCGCGGGGTGCGGCGGCGCAGCAGAAGAAGGATGTGCGGCGTGGGCGGGGGCCGCGTTCGGGTTCGGGCCGTGACGGGCGGGATCCGCTGCCGTTGGGCGCGGCGGTGCGGGGGCTGATCACCGAGCGGGGCTGGGAGGTTCCGGCGGCGGTGGGCGGTGTGATGGGCCGCTGGCCGCAGTTGGTGGGTCCGGAGGTGGCGCAGCACTGTGAGCCTCAGCGGTACGACGAGGAGCAGCGGGTGCTGACGGTGCGGTGTGATTCGACGGCGTGGGCGACGCAGTTGCGGTTGCTGGCGCCGAGGCTCGTCGCGCGGCTGAACGAGGATCTGGGCGAGGGGACGGTCGCGTTTCTGAAGGTTCTGGGGCCGCAGGCGCCGGGCACTCGCAGTGGTCCGTTGCGTGCGCCGGGTAGCAAGGGCCCGGGGGACACCTACGGGTGA